The following proteins are encoded in a genomic region of Zea mays cultivar B73 chromosome 9, Zm-B73-REFERENCE-NAM-5.0, whole genome shotgun sequence:
- the LOC100277313 gene encoding uncharacterized protein isoform X1, translating into MNNQRKPGDWNCKNCQHLNFSRRDYCQRCRDPRPDLQFGDGYSTVGVLTSLDIRPGDWYCSCGYHNFASRSSCFKCGTIVRDFPAGQGAAGAEGDFAGGRDSAAVRAGWKAGDWICTRPGCNVHNFASRMECYRCNAPREAAGTGR; encoded by the exons ATGAACAACCAGAGGAAGCCTGGAGACTGGAACTGCAAGAACTGCCAGCATCTCAACTTCAGCCGCCGTGACTACTGCCAGCGTTGCCGTGATCCACGCCCTGACTTGCAGTTCGGCGACGGCTATAGCACGGTTGGTGTGCTGACCTCCCTGGACATCCGCCCAGGTGACTGGTACTGCAGCTGCGGCTACCACAACTTCGCCAGCCGCAGCAGCTGCTTCAAGTGCGGCACGATCGTCAGAGACTTCCCAGCGGGGCAAGGCGCAGCCGGTGCTGAGGGTGACTTTGCTGGTGGACGCGACAGCGCCGCAGTCCGTGCTGGGTGGAAAGCTGGCGACTGGATCTGCACGAG GCCTGGTTGCAACGTACACAACTTTGCGAGCAGGATGGAGTGCTATAGGTGCAATGCACCAAGGGAGGCAG CAGGCACCGGGAGGTAA
- the LOC100277313 gene encoding uncharacterized protein isoform X2: MNNQRKPGDWNCKNCQHLNFSRRDYCQRCRDPRPDLQFGDGYSTVGVLTSLDIRPGDWYCSCGYHNFASRSSCFKCGTIVRDFPAGQGAAGAEGDFAGGRDSAAVRAGWKAGDWICTRPGCNVHNFASRMECYRCNAPREAGTGR, translated from the exons ATGAACAACCAGAGGAAGCCTGGAGACTGGAACTGCAAGAACTGCCAGCATCTCAACTTCAGCCGCCGTGACTACTGCCAGCGTTGCCGTGATCCACGCCCTGACTTGCAGTTCGGCGACGGCTATAGCACGGTTGGTGTGCTGACCTCCCTGGACATCCGCCCAGGTGACTGGTACTGCAGCTGCGGCTACCACAACTTCGCCAGCCGCAGCAGCTGCTTCAAGTGCGGCACGATCGTCAGAGACTTCCCAGCGGGGCAAGGCGCAGCCGGTGCTGAGGGTGACTTTGCTGGTGGACGCGACAGCGCCGCAGTCCGTGCTGGGTGGAAAGCTGGCGACTGGATCTGCACGAG GCCTGGTTGCAACGTACACAACTTTGCGAGCAGGATGGAGTGCTATAGGTGCAATGCACCAAGGGAGGCAG GCACCGGGAGGTAA
- the LOC100283048 gene encoding hydrolase, NUDIX family protein: MAIHLRAHAFAANPLRGVSAATTSMSPSAAAEALRYLLDPSSAAAAANPSQYLSKILPFRRGRPLARSTDPPAVPAWRLAWLPPSRVPGVALDAFVFLGALVEGDGKEASAYWAVDVSEGEGARVGGPADGDGPSAFVDLRTLMVATDWSDKDAMAELAIAGHARALLEWHSTAKFCGACGAKAVPTEAGRRKQCSNDSCKKRIYPRIDPVVIMLVIDKENDRALLSRQSRFVPRMWSCLAGFIEPGESLEEAVRRETWEETGIEVGQVVYHSSQPWPVGPNTMPCQLMVGFFAYAKSLEINVDKQELEDAQWHNREDVKKALTFAEYEKAQRTSAAKVDQICKGAEKGQNPSADFKVGSGEPAPMFVPGPYAIAHHLISSWAFEGAPKLPSSFSNL; this comes from the exons ATGGCTATCCACCTCCGGGCCCACGCCTTCGCGGCCAACCCGCTGCGTGGCGtctccgccgccaccacctccatgTCCCCCTCCGCGGCCGCCGAGGCACTCCGCTACCTCCTCGACCCcagctccgccgccgccgccgccaatcCCAGCCAGTACCTCTCCAAGATCCTTCCTTTCCGCCGGGGCCGCCCGCTCGCGCGCTCCACGGACCCTCCCGCGGTGCCGGCCTGGCGCCTCGCGTGGCTCCCGCCGTCCCGCGTCCCCGGGGTGGCCCTGGATGCCTTCGTCTTCCTGGGCGCGCTCGTCGAGGGGGACGGCAAGGAAGCCTCCGCGTACTGGGCGGTCGACGTCAGCGAGGGCGAGGGAGCCAGGGTTGGTGGGCCGGCGGACGGGGATGGGCCGTCGGCGTTTGTGGACTTGAGGACGCTCATGGTGGCCACGGACTGGAGCGACAAGGACGCCATGGCGGAGCTCGCCATCGCAGGACAT GCTCGAGCACTGCTAGAATGGCACAGCACGGCAAAATTTTGTGGAGCTTGTGGAGCAAAGGCTGTACCTACTGAAGCCGGGAGGCGTAAGCAGTGCAGCAACGATTCCTGCAAGAAGAGGATATACCCTAGAATTGATCCG GTTGTGATCATGTTGGTCATTGATAAAGAAAATGATCGGGCACTCTTAAGCCGCCAGTCAAGATTTGTGCCTCGTATGTGGAGTTGTCTTGCTGGTTTCATAGAG CCAGGAGAAAGCCTGGAAGAGGCAGTGAGACGAGAAACATGGGAGGAAACTGGTATCGAAGTTGGGCAAGTCGTTTATCACAGTTCTCAACCATGGCCTG TTGGGCCAAATACTATGCCGTGTCAACTGATGGTGGGCTTCTTTGCTTATGCTAAATCATTGGAGATAAACGTGGACAAGCAGGAGCTTGAAG ATGCCCAGTGGCACAACCGCGAAGACGTCAAGAAAGCGTTGACGTTTGCTGAATACGAGAAAGCCCAGAGAACAAGCGCTGCCAAGGTCGATCAGATCTGCAAGGGCGCTGAGAAAGGGCAGAACCCCTCTGCCGACTTCAAAGTTGGAAGCGGCGAGCCTGCTCCAATGTTTGTCCCAGGACCCTACGCCATTGCTCACCACCTTATCTCGTCGTGGGCTTTCGAGGGAGCACCGAAGCTGCCTAGTTCATTCTCAAACCTATAA